The Stenotrophomonas maltophilia genome includes a region encoding these proteins:
- the sufC gene encoding Fe-S cluster assembly ATPase SufC, which yields MLKIENLHARIGDKEILKGLSLDVKPGQVHAIMGPNGAGKSTLGNVLAGRDGYEVTEGSVQFDGVDLLEQDPEARAAAGLFLAFQYPVEIPGVNNTYFLRAALNAQRKARGEEELDSMQFLKLVRQKLAVLHLKDELLHRGVNEGFSGGEKKRNEIFQLAVLEPKLAILDETDSGLDIDALKSVADGVNALRAADRSFLVITHYQRLLDYIKPDVVHVLADGRIVKTGGPELALELEAHGYDFLKDRVVREAAV from the coding sequence ATGCTGAAGATCGAAAACCTCCACGCCCGCATCGGCGACAAGGAAATCCTCAAGGGCCTGTCGCTGGATGTTAAGCCCGGCCAGGTGCACGCCATCATGGGCCCCAACGGCGCCGGCAAGTCCACCCTGGGCAATGTCCTGGCAGGCCGCGACGGCTATGAAGTGACCGAAGGCAGCGTGCAGTTCGACGGCGTCGACCTGCTGGAGCAGGACCCGGAAGCGCGCGCCGCCGCCGGCCTGTTCCTGGCGTTCCAGTACCCGGTGGAGATCCCGGGCGTGAACAACACCTACTTCCTGCGCGCGGCACTGAACGCCCAGCGCAAGGCACGCGGTGAGGAGGAACTCGATTCCATGCAGTTCCTCAAGCTGGTGCGCCAGAAGCTGGCCGTGCTGCACCTGAAGGACGAACTGCTGCACCGTGGCGTCAACGAAGGCTTTTCCGGTGGCGAGAAGAAGCGCAACGAGATCTTCCAGCTGGCCGTGCTCGAGCCGAAGCTGGCGATCCTGGACGAAACCGATTCGGGCCTGGACATCGACGCGCTGAAGAGCGTGGCCGACGGCGTCAACGCGCTGCGTGCCGCTGACCGTTCGTTCCTGGTCATCACCCACTACCAACGCCTGCTGGACTACATCAAGCCGGACGTGGTGCACGTGCTGGCCGATGGCCGCATCGTCAAGACCGGTGGCCCGGAACTGGCGCTGGAACTGGAAGCGCACGGCTACGATTTCCTCAAGGATCGCGTGGTGCGCGAGGCGGCGGTCTGA
- the sufB gene encoding Fe-S cluster assembly protein SufB: MATETIENVAHDDTPNREIHEQLGRKYSAGFITEIESDSLPPGLDEDTIRALSAKKDEPEWMTQWRLDAYRHFLTMPMPDWAKLEIAPIDLQALSYYSAPKGPKYASLDDVPKELLDTYDKLGVPLHERAKLAGVAVDAVFDSVSVGTTFRKELAEKGIIFCSMSEAIKEHPELVRQYLGTVVPVGDNYFAALNSAVFSDGSFVFIPKGVRCPMELSTYFRINAGHTGQFERTLIVCEDKAYVSYLEGCTAPMRDENQLHAAVVELVALEDAEIKYSTVQNWYPGDENGVGGIYNFVTKRAECRGARSKVTWTQVETGSAITWKYPSCVLLGDDAVGEFHSVALTHHRQQADTGTKMIHVGKRTKSKIVSKGISAGRGQNTYRGLVRVDRNADGARNYTQCDSLLIGKQCGAHTFPYIEVKNPGATVEHEATTSKISDDQLFYCRARGISQEDAVSMIVDGFCKQVFRELPMEFAVEAKKLLEVSLEGSVG; the protein is encoded by the coding sequence ATGGCCACCGAAACCATCGAAAACGTCGCCCACGACGACACCCCCAACCGCGAGATCCACGAGCAGCTCGGCCGCAAGTATTCGGCCGGCTTCATCACCGAGATCGAATCGGACTCCCTGCCGCCGGGCCTGGACGAGGACACCATCCGTGCCCTGTCGGCCAAGAAGGACGAGCCGGAGTGGATGACGCAGTGGCGCCTGGACGCCTACCGCCACTTCCTGACCATGCCGATGCCGGACTGGGCCAAGCTGGAGATCGCGCCGATCGACCTGCAGGCGCTCAGCTACTACTCCGCGCCCAAGGGCCCGAAGTACGCCTCGCTGGATGACGTGCCAAAGGAACTGCTCGACACCTACGACAAGCTGGGCGTGCCGCTGCACGAGCGTGCCAAGCTTGCAGGCGTGGCGGTGGACGCGGTGTTCGACTCGGTGTCCGTCGGTACCACGTTCCGCAAGGAACTGGCCGAGAAGGGCATCATCTTCTGCTCGATGTCCGAGGCCATCAAGGAACATCCGGAACTGGTCCGCCAGTACCTGGGCACCGTGGTGCCGGTAGGCGACAACTACTTCGCCGCGCTCAATTCGGCGGTGTTCTCCGATGGCAGCTTCGTGTTCATTCCCAAGGGCGTGCGTTGCCCGATGGAACTGAGCACCTACTTCCGCATCAATGCCGGCCACACCGGCCAGTTCGAGCGCACCCTGATCGTGTGCGAGGACAAGGCCTACGTGTCCTACCTGGAAGGCTGCACCGCGCCGATGCGCGACGAGAACCAGCTGCACGCAGCGGTGGTCGAGCTGGTCGCGCTGGAAGACGCGGAGATCAAGTACTCCACCGTGCAGAACTGGTACCCGGGCGACGAGAACGGCGTCGGCGGCATCTACAACTTCGTCACCAAGCGTGCCGAATGCCGTGGCGCGCGCAGCAAGGTCACCTGGACCCAGGTCGAAACCGGTTCGGCGATCACCTGGAAGTACCCGTCCTGCGTGCTGCTCGGCGACGACGCGGTCGGTGAGTTCCACTCCGTGGCGCTGACCCATCACCGCCAGCAGGCGGACACCGGCACCAAGATGATCCACGTCGGCAAGCGCACCAAGAGCAAGATCGTCAGCAAGGGCATCAGTGCCGGCCGTGGCCAGAACACCTACCGCGGCCTGGTGCGGGTGGACCGCAACGCCGATGGCGCGCGCAACTACACCCAGTGCGATTCGCTGCTGATCGGCAAGCAGTGTGGCGCACACACCTTCCCCTACATCGAGGTGAAGAACCCGGGCGCCACCGTCGAACACGAGGCCACCACCTCGAAGATTTCCGACGACCAGCTGTTCTACTGCCGCGCCCGTGGCATCAGCCAGGAAGACGCGGTGTCGATGATCGTCGACGGCTTCTGCAAGCAGGTGTTCCGCGAACTGCCGATGGAGTTCGCGGTGGAGGCCAAGAAGCTGCTGGAAGTCTCGCTGGAAGGAAGCGTCGGATGA
- a CDS encoding SUF system Fe-S cluster assembly regulator: MLRVTKLTDYATVVLTVLAARPGEVLSATELAEFTGLEPPTVSKVLKPLAQAGLVEGLRGVRGGYRLTRPAIEISLFEVVEAMEGPLALTECSHDHHQCGMAPKCGARRSWRLINDVVSEALRDVTLAQILPPLPLADDEQRRTIAVDVVS; this comes from the coding sequence ATGTTGCGTGTCACCAAGCTCACCGATTACGCCACCGTGGTGCTGACCGTGCTTGCCGCCCGTCCGGGCGAGGTGCTCAGTGCCACTGAGCTGGCCGAATTCACCGGCCTGGAGCCGCCCACCGTCAGCAAGGTGCTCAAGCCGCTGGCGCAGGCCGGCCTGGTCGAAGGCCTGCGCGGTGTCCGTGGCGGCTACCGCCTGACCCGCCCGGCCATCGAGATCTCGCTGTTCGAAGTGGTCGAAGCGATGGAAGGGCCATTGGCCCTGACCGAATGCAGCCACGACCACCACCAGTGCGGCATGGCGCCCAAGTGCGGCGCGCGCCGCAGCTGGCGGCTGATCAACGACGTGGTCTCCGAGGCCCTGCGCGATGTCACCCTCGCCCAGATCCTGCCCCCTCTTCCCCTTGCCGATGACGAACAGCGCCGCACCATCGCTGTCGACGTCGTCTCCTGA
- a CDS encoding SET domain-containing protein: MPKKIQARKSAIHGNGVFAVAPIKQGERVIQYKGLLRSHGDVDADDSGDVESGHTFLFTLNDDWVIDANYKGNDARWINHSCDPNCEAVIEEDEDGDSRGDKVFIEALRDIKAGEELTYNYGITLAERHTAKLKKIWECRCGSPKCTGTMLQPKR; encoded by the coding sequence ATGCCGAAGAAGATCCAAGCCCGCAAGTCCGCCATCCATGGCAACGGCGTGTTCGCCGTGGCCCCGATCAAGCAGGGCGAGCGCGTGATCCAGTACAAGGGCCTGCTGCGCAGCCACGGCGACGTTGATGCCGATGACAGCGGCGACGTTGAAAGCGGCCATACCTTCCTGTTCACCCTCAACGATGACTGGGTGATCGATGCCAACTACAAGGGCAACGATGCGCGCTGGATCAACCACAGCTGCGACCCGAACTGCGAGGCGGTGATCGAGGAAGACGAGGACGGTGACAGCCGTGGCGACAAGGTGTTCATCGAGGCGCTGCGTGACATCAAGGCCGGCGAAGAGCTGACCTACAACTACGGCATCACCCTGGCCGAGCGTCACACCGCCAAGCTGAAGAAGATCTGGGAGTGCCGCTGCGGCTCGCCCAAGTGCACCGGCACCATGCTGCAGCCCAAGCGCTGA
- a CDS encoding type 1 glutamine amidotransferase domain-containing protein: protein MAERLKGKQIAILATHGFEQSELTEPKRLLEAEGARVSVVSPAKEATIKGWKEKNWGDAVAVDIPLDEADPASFDALVLPGGVINPDTLRTDEAVLGFVRAVDEAGKPVAAICHGPWLLINSGLADGRELTSWPSLQQDLTNAGANWRDAEVVVDGNVITSRKPDDIPAFSEAVVKALAA, encoded by the coding sequence ATGGCAGAACGATTGAAGGGCAAGCAGATTGCCATCCTTGCCACCCACGGCTTTGAACAGTCCGAACTGACCGAACCCAAGCGTCTGCTGGAAGCCGAAGGCGCGCGCGTCAGCGTCGTGTCGCCTGCAAAGGAGGCGACGATCAAGGGCTGGAAAGAGAAGAACTGGGGCGACGCCGTTGCAGTGGATATTCCGCTGGATGAGGCCGATCCGGCCAGCTTCGATGCCCTGGTGCTGCCGGGAGGGGTCATCAATCCGGACACGCTGCGTACCGACGAGGCTGTACTCGGCTTCGTCCGCGCAGTAGACGAAGCCGGCAAGCCTGTGGCGGCGATCTGCCATGGCCCGTGGCTGCTGATCAACAGTGGCCTCGCCGATGGCCGCGAGCTGACGTCCTGGCCGTCCCTGCAGCAGGATCTGACCAATGCGGGGGCGAACTGGCGCGATGCCGAGGTCGTGGTCGACGGCAACGTGATCACCAGCCGCAAGCCGGACGACATCCCAGCCTTCAGTGAGGCGGTGGTCAAGGCACTCGCCGCCTGA
- a CDS encoding DUF1439 domain-containing protein yields the protein MRLRSLMTRLAASTVLIAAAIGAQAAPSISGRELSVGASDVQQYLDGSFPRTQDALGGLIALTMSHPQLSLPAGERLNLGMDVALATAGGNPAKLGTVKLSSGLRYDAQTQGFHLQQPSVDDFTPANQGGRLDSRTRGLLNAWLSDYAQREPIYKLDPAVAGVLGALQVQSAQVKNGKLVVTFNQNLGNLVPAGVLGK from the coding sequence ATGCGCCTGCGTTCCCTGATGACCCGCCTCGCCGCCTCCACCGTGCTGATCGCCGCCGCGATTGGCGCGCAGGCCGCCCCATCCATTTCCGGCCGCGAACTGTCGGTCGGCGCCAGCGATGTGCAGCAGTATCTCGATGGCAGCTTCCCGCGCACCCAGGACGCGTTGGGCGGACTGATCGCCCTCACCATGAGCCACCCCCAGCTGAGCCTCCCGGCCGGCGAGCGCTTGAACCTTGGCATGGACGTGGCACTGGCCACTGCCGGTGGCAATCCGGCCAAACTGGGTACGGTGAAGCTCAGCAGCGGCCTGCGCTACGACGCGCAGACCCAGGGATTCCATCTGCAGCAGCCGAGCGTGGATGACTTCACGCCGGCCAACCAGGGCGGTCGTCTCGACTCCCGTACCCGTGGCCTGCTCAACGCCTGGCTGAGCGACTACGCCCAGCGGGAGCCGATCTACAAGCTGGACCCGGCCGTGGCCGGCGTGCTTGGCGCGCTGCAGGTGCAATCGGCACAGGTGAAGAACGGCAAGCTGGTGGTCACCTTCAACCAGAACCTGGGCAACCTGGTGCCGGCAGGCGTGCTGGGCAAGTAA
- a CDS encoding DUF3861 family protein — MASPSTRYRISVTPIEKDGLQCTGRCTIELEHRASRDLMRLLEAAPRTAGISGDERATLVIATQLLRDIVQRHAETDGHALAAIAGQVLPALDALEQLPSSR, encoded by the coding sequence ATGGCCAGCCCCTCCACCCGCTACCGGATCTCGGTGACCCCCATCGAAAAGGACGGGTTGCAGTGCACCGGGCGCTGCACCATCGAACTGGAACATCGCGCCAGCCGCGACCTGATGCGCCTGCTGGAAGCGGCGCCACGCACCGCTGGCATCAGCGGTGATGAACGCGCGACCCTGGTGATCGCCACCCAGCTGCTGCGCGACATCGTGCAGCGCCACGCGGAGACCGATGGACATGCGTTGGCCGCCATCGCCGGGCAGGTGCTGCCGGCACTGGATGCGCTGGAGCAGTTGCCCTCCTCCCGCTGA
- a CDS encoding HU family DNA-binding protein, whose product MAKTAKKAAPKKAVKKVATKAAAKPAAPKPIKEVLTKSGLVAHIAEASGVVAKDVRAVLASLESAVASSVHKKGAGSFTLPGLLKITTVNVPAKPKRKGINPFTKEEQWFAAKPATTKLKVRPLKKLKDAAL is encoded by the coding sequence ATGGCAAAGACCGCTAAGAAGGCTGCCCCGAAGAAGGCAGTGAAGAAAGTCGCGACGAAGGCAGCCGCCAAGCCGGCCGCTCCGAAGCCGATCAAGGAAGTGCTGACCAAGTCCGGCCTGGTTGCACACATCGCTGAAGCCTCCGGCGTCGTCGCCAAGGACGTCCGCGCTGTGCTGGCCTCGCTGGAAAGCGCCGTTGCCTCCTCGGTGCACAAGAAGGGCGCTGGCTCCTTCACCCTGCCGGGCCTGCTGAAGATCACCACCGTCAATGTGCCGGCCAAGCCGAAGCGCAAGGGCATCAACCCGTTCACCAAGGAAGAGCAGTGGTTCGCTGCCAAGCCGGCCACCACCAAGCTGAAGGTGCGTCCGCTGAAGAAGCTGAAGGACGCCGCGCTGTAA
- a CDS encoding OsmC family protein, with protein MGISRHATAHWEGDLKSGKGQLSTPQSGLLDKTRYGFNSRFGDEKGTNPEELIAAAHAGCFTMALSAKLGEAGFTPTSLDTEAKVDLSLEGGPQLSQIRLKVKAVVPGIDATQFRAIADDAKQNCPVSKALSAVPISLEAELG; from the coding sequence ATGGGAATCTCGCGACACGCCACCGCGCACTGGGAAGGCGATCTGAAGTCGGGCAAGGGGCAGCTGAGCACGCCGCAGAGCGGGCTGCTGGACAAGACACGCTACGGCTTCAACAGCCGTTTCGGCGACGAAAAGGGCACCAATCCGGAAGAGCTCATCGCTGCTGCGCACGCCGGTTGCTTCACCATGGCGCTGTCGGCCAAGCTCGGCGAAGCCGGCTTTACCCCGACCTCGCTGGATACCGAAGCCAAGGTCGATCTGTCATTGGAGGGCGGCCCGCAGCTGTCGCAGATCCGGCTGAAGGTGAAGGCAGTGGTGCCGGGTATCGACGCGACGCAGTTCCGTGCGATTGCCGATGACGCCAAGCAGAACTGCCCGGTGTCCAAGGCGCTGAGCGCGGTGCCGATCAGCCTGGAAGCCGAGCTGGGCTGA
- a CDS encoding PhzF family phenazine biosynthesis protein, translated as MTTRRFLQLDVFSPRAGAGNPLAVVLDAEGLDDASMQAIARWTRLPETTFVFPPRVPGASYRLRMFSPQKEVPFAGHPSVGTAHAVLQAGLAAAVDGVLVQDGIAGALPLRVSGEGTQQRIAIRTPRAQLAETAEATDPRLQAALKDWPLGTLPPARMQGGRSWWVVQVADEAALRALQPDWDAVAALAESTDSMGVFAYAFSDGSEGFDLAVRAFVGNGRRFEDAASGAANAVLAAWLDLRDALPRGRTPFEVSQGREVGHDARLTLLVDQDGEVWSGGQVQTVISGTIDW; from the coding sequence ATGACCACCCGCCGTTTCCTGCAGCTGGACGTGTTCTCCCCGCGCGCCGGCGCTGGCAATCCGCTGGCCGTGGTACTCGATGCCGAGGGCCTGGACGACGCCAGCATGCAGGCCATCGCGCGCTGGACGCGCCTGCCCGAAACCACCTTCGTGTTCCCGCCGCGGGTGCCGGGCGCCAGCTATCGATTGCGCATGTTCAGCCCGCAGAAGGAAGTACCGTTCGCGGGCCATCCCAGCGTCGGTACCGCGCACGCGGTGCTGCAGGCGGGCCTGGCCGCAGCGGTCGACGGCGTGCTGGTGCAGGACGGCATTGCCGGCGCGCTGCCGCTGCGCGTCAGCGGTGAAGGTACGCAGCAGCGCATCGCCATCCGCACCCCGCGCGCGCAGCTGGCCGAAACCGCTGAGGCCACCGATCCGCGCCTGCAGGCCGCGCTGAAGGACTGGCCGCTGGGCACACTGCCGCCGGCACGCATGCAGGGCGGCCGCAGCTGGTGGGTGGTGCAGGTGGCCGACGAGGCCGCATTGCGCGCGCTGCAGCCAGACTGGGATGCAGTGGCCGCACTGGCTGAATCCACCGACAGCATGGGCGTGTTCGCCTATGCCTTCAGCGATGGCAGCGAGGGTTTCGACCTGGCCGTACGTGCCTTCGTCGGCAATGGACGCCGCTTCGAGGACGCCGCCTCGGGTGCGGCCAATGCGGTGCTGGCCGCGTGGCTGGACCTGCGTGACGCGCTGCCGCGTGGACGGACGCCGTTTGAAGTCAGCCAGGGCCGCGAAGTCGGCCATGACGCGCGCCTGACCCTGCTGGTCGACCAGGACGGCGAGGTCTGGTCTGGCGGGCAGGTGCAGACGGTGATCAGCGGCACCATCGATTGGTAA
- a CDS encoding PhzF family phenazine biosynthesis protein codes for MAVLRYLQLDVFAPRPGTGNPLGVILDADGLSSSQMQALAAWLNLSETVFFLRPSTPGADYHIRIFTPTRELAFAGHPSVGAAWAAVTCGLAQPRNGALLQQCEAGLLPVRVSGPAEAPEIQLASPPARQLDTMADAAPKELLALAASGHAPELWDNGARWWLLPLRDAAAVRNLVPDMATLADWSLATDATGVAVFADEAGGDHTRVVRAFCPADAAAVPEDPVTGSANALIGAWLRQRNALPGREGRYVASQGREVGRDGRVQVEVDAQGTVWIGGQVQCVIDGSIRW; via the coding sequence ATGGCCGTCCTCCGTTACCTGCAGCTCGATGTCTTCGCCCCCCGCCCCGGCACCGGCAACCCGCTGGGCGTCATCCTGGACGCCGACGGGCTCTCCAGCAGCCAGATGCAGGCCCTGGCCGCCTGGCTGAACCTGTCCGAGACGGTGTTCTTCCTGCGCCCCAGCACGCCGGGCGCCGACTACCACATCCGCATCTTCACCCCGACCCGCGAGCTGGCCTTCGCCGGCCACCCCAGCGTCGGCGCCGCCTGGGCGGCGGTGACCTGCGGCCTGGCGCAACCGCGCAACGGTGCCCTGCTGCAGCAATGCGAGGCGGGGTTGCTGCCGGTACGGGTCAGCGGTCCGGCCGAGGCGCCGGAAATCCAGCTGGCCAGCCCACCGGCACGACAACTGGACACGATGGCGGACGCCGCGCCGAAGGAGCTGCTGGCGCTGGCTGCCAGCGGGCACGCGCCCGAACTGTGGGACAACGGCGCACGCTGGTGGCTGCTGCCGCTGCGCGACGCCGCTGCCGTACGCAACCTTGTGCCGGACATGGCCACGCTGGCCGACTGGAGCCTCGCCACCGACGCGACCGGTGTGGCCGTGTTCGCCGACGAGGCCGGCGGCGACCACACCCGGGTGGTGCGCGCCTTCTGCCCGGCTGATGCAGCCGCCGTGCCCGAGGATCCAGTGACAGGCAGCGCCAATGCGCTGATCGGTGCCTGGCTGCGCCAGCGCAATGCCCTGCCCGGCCGCGAGGGCCGCTACGTCGCCAGCCAGGGCCGCGAAGTCGGCCGCGATGGTCGCGTACAGGTCGAGGTTGATGCGCAGGGCACGGTGTGGATCGGCGGCCAGGTGCAGTGCGTGATCGACGGCAGCATCCGCTGGTAG